The proteins below are encoded in one region of Aquisphaera giovannonii:
- a CDS encoding P-loop NTPase family protein: MSQLTMAPETADQTQLSRMSHSIRGKLQFMDYLVRAAVADVERFQDEPDPGTRIFIRQLVEMHAASLRLESQNMRSIGELCDTLEAMVSGAPATLGTPNSPGEMA; this comes from the coding sequence ATGTCACAGCTCACGATGGCGCCGGAAACCGCGGACCAGACCCAGCTCTCCAGGATGTCCCACTCGATCCGCGGCAAGCTCCAGTTCATGGACTACCTCGTCCGCGCCGCGGTGGCGGACGTGGAGCGATTCCAGGACGAGCCCGACCCGGGCACGCGGATCTTCATCCGCCAGCTCGTGGAGATGCACGCGGCGAGCCTCCGGCTCGAGAGCCAGAACATGCGGAGCATCGGCGAGCTCTGCGACACGCTCGAGGCGATGGTCTCCGGCGCCCCCGCGACGCTCGGCACGCCGAACAGCCCGGGAGAGATGGCATGA
- a CDS encoding polyprenol monophosphomannose synthase, giving the protein MSVPNDENAPAGPKLLVSLATYNEAGNLEPLVASIREFAPGCSILVVDDNSPDGTGQIADDLAARLPRIHVIHRAGKLGLGTAMLEAMAYAVKNQYDYLLNLDADFSHPPRFIPALVDGMRDHDVMIGSRYVPGGGVEGGFNLKRKVMSSGINWYARLLLGLTSKDNSGAFRCYRVSKLAQIDPSKVRSRGYSFQEEILYWCKKVGCRIGETPILFENRRSGVSKINMKEARSALWILFRLGVSRVIG; this is encoded by the coding sequence GTGAGCGTCCCCAACGACGAGAACGCCCCCGCGGGGCCGAAGCTCCTGGTCTCGCTGGCCACTTACAACGAGGCGGGCAACCTCGAGCCCCTGGTCGCGTCGATCCGCGAGTTCGCCCCCGGGTGCTCGATCCTCGTCGTCGATGACAATTCCCCGGACGGCACGGGCCAGATCGCCGACGACCTGGCCGCCCGCCTGCCGAGGATCCACGTGATCCACCGCGCGGGCAAGCTCGGCCTGGGCACCGCCATGCTGGAGGCGATGGCCTACGCGGTCAAGAACCAATATGACTACCTGCTGAACCTGGACGCCGACTTCAGCCATCCCCCGCGGTTCATCCCCGCGCTGGTGGATGGCATGCGGGATCACGACGTGATGATCGGGTCGCGGTACGTCCCGGGCGGGGGCGTGGAGGGGGGCTTCAACCTCAAGCGGAAGGTGATGAGCTCGGGCATCAACTGGTACGCCAGGCTCCTCCTCGGCCTGACCAGCAAGGACAACAGCGGCGCGTTCCGCTGCTACCGCGTCAGCAAGCTCGCCCAGATCGACCCGAGCAAGGTGCGATCGCGGGGCTACTCCTTCCAGGAGGAGATCCTCTACTGGTGCAAGAAGGTCGGCTGCCGCATCGGCGAGACGCCGATCCTCTTCGAGAACCGCCGCTCGGGGGTCTCGAAGATCAACATGAAGGAGGCCCGCAGCGCGCTGTGGATCCTCTTCCGCCTGGGCGTGAGCCGGGTCATCGGCTGA
- a CDS encoding ExeA family protein — MPSRRRALDALTAHVLAEGPGPALLTGEPGVGKSWLCRKMREELPPAWRTLSVAASGALDPAGLLELIADGLDPDDEGTPRGLAANRLRIARSLREEAAEGRRWLLVLEEAQDASAGVWSELAALVHAMESDQVAAGFAGMLLVGTTGLTRLLMGRRRDPLAGRLGLHIHLPPLDVEECRVLVESEAPRPLDPSSLEDLHRRNGGNPRRILRAIRARSDRSAPEPAPGPSPSTPGGSRPVRLPEAGRILAPTPASVARASRTPERPYHAAPGVAGLVETPTTAALIPSRPPLRVEEGLIEVGWGGSLEADAAGQDDADLEDAGVEGRVESLAGPRPIPAGDDTPAPPPRFSMDASILGDPLPSPPQAAAVSLPQADEAAELPSEEMVEDHYAALQAWAEWARNRGRAVDAEAEGPDPTAEARPSARPRAYAAAAPEAAGPEAPPSVVRVEAEHEHAPYGQLFSRLRQGRP, encoded by the coding sequence TTGCCGAGCCGCCGCCGGGCGCTCGACGCCTTGACGGCCCACGTCCTGGCCGAGGGCCCGGGGCCGGCCCTCCTGACGGGCGAGCCGGGCGTCGGCAAGTCGTGGTTGTGCAGGAAGATGCGCGAGGAGCTGCCGCCCGCCTGGCGGACCCTCTCGGTGGCCGCCTCGGGGGCCCTGGACCCCGCCGGCCTGCTCGAGCTGATCGCCGACGGACTCGACCCCGACGACGAGGGGACGCCTCGCGGACTCGCCGCGAACCGGCTGAGGATCGCCCGGTCGCTCCGCGAAGAGGCCGCCGAGGGACGCCGATGGCTCCTCGTCCTGGAGGAGGCCCAGGACGCGTCGGCGGGGGTGTGGTCCGAGCTCGCGGCCCTTGTCCACGCGATGGAATCCGACCAGGTCGCGGCGGGCTTCGCCGGCATGCTCCTCGTGGGGACGACCGGCCTGACGAGGCTCCTCATGGGGCGGCGGCGGGATCCGCTGGCGGGCCGGCTGGGCCTGCACATCCACCTCCCGCCGCTGGATGTCGAGGAGTGCCGGGTCCTGGTGGAGTCCGAGGCCCCCAGGCCCCTCGATCCTTCGTCGCTCGAGGACCTGCACCGGCGGAACGGCGGAAATCCCCGCCGGATCCTGCGGGCGATCCGTGCGCGGTCGGATCGGTCCGCCCCGGAACCGGCCCCCGGCCCGTCCCCGTCGACCCCCGGCGGATCGAGGCCCGTGCGGCTCCCGGAGGCCGGGCGGATCCTGGCGCCGACGCCCGCATCGGTCGCGCGGGCCTCTCGAACTCCGGAGCGGCCGTACCACGCGGCCCCCGGCGTCGCGGGACTCGTCGAGACGCCCACGACGGCGGCCCTCATCCCGAGCCGGCCTCCGCTCCGCGTCGAGGAGGGCCTGATCGAGGTCGGCTGGGGGGGCAGCCTCGAGGCCGACGCCGCCGGCCAGGACGACGCCGATCTGGAAGACGCCGGGGTCGAGGGTCGGGTCGAGAGCCTGGCCGGACCCCGGCCGATCCCGGCGGGGGATGACACGCCGGCCCCGCCGCCTCGCTTTTCCATGGATGCCTCCATCCTCGGCGATCCGCTCCCCTCTCCGCCGCAGGCCGCCGCCGTGAGCCTGCCGCAGGCCGACGAGGCGGCGGAACTCCCGAGCGAGGAGATGGTCGAGGACCACTACGCGGCGCTCCAGGCGTGGGCCGAATGGGCGAGGAATCGAGGCCGGGCCGTGGACGCGGAGGCCGAGGGGCCCGACCCGACGGCCGAGGCCCGGCCCTCCGCCCGCCCGAGGGCGTACGCGGCCGCCGCGCCGGAGGCCGCCGGCCCCGAGGCACCGCCGTCCGTCGTCCGCGTCGAGGCCGAGCACGAGCATGCCCCCTACGGCCAGCTCTTCTCCAGGCTCCGCCAGGGGCGACCATGA
- a CDS encoding serine/threonine protein kinase: MATESNTLSEDRIGGYRIIRVIHPGATSIVMEVVQDGTEKRFALKQLLASRGEDSDERKAFGHEAMIGMELRHPNLVRVHEYNRDPVQPWFTMDFFAGYHLKLPIARPSVYPMPKAQLHRIIEQAAAGLAYMHDKGWTHRDVKPENIIASKSGEVKVIDYALAMKPIGGLRKLFGGKVPRQGTPSYISPEQIRCESPAPSADIYSFGITCYELACGRPPFRANSLQELLNKHLQERPLPLTTHNKLVTQEYNDLVLKMIMKKPADRLASLHEFLTRFRSVRIFQDDPAPTAVAGGPY, translated from the coding sequence GTGGCGACCGAATCCAATACCCTCAGTGAAGATCGGATCGGCGGCTACCGGATCATCCGGGTCATCCATCCGGGCGCGACCTCCATCGTCATGGAGGTGGTCCAGGACGGCACCGAGAAGCGATTCGCCCTCAAGCAGCTCCTCGCCTCCCGCGGCGAAGACTCGGATGAACGCAAGGCCTTCGGCCACGAGGCGATGATCGGGATGGAGCTGCGGCACCCCAACCTCGTCCGCGTCCACGAGTACAACCGCGACCCCGTCCAGCCCTGGTTCACGATGGACTTCTTCGCGGGCTACCACCTCAAGCTGCCGATCGCCCGCCCTTCCGTCTACCCGATGCCCAAGGCCCAGCTCCACCGGATCATCGAGCAGGCGGCGGCGGGCCTGGCGTACATGCACGACAAGGGCTGGACGCACCGCGACGTGAAGCCGGAGAACATCATCGCCAGCAAGTCCGGCGAGGTGAAGGTGATCGACTACGCCCTGGCGATGAAGCCCATCGGCGGCCTCCGCAAGCTCTTCGGCGGGAAGGTGCCGCGCCAGGGGACGCCCAGCTACATCTCGCCGGAGCAGATCCGCTGCGAGTCCCCGGCGCCGTCCGCCGATATTTACAGCTTCGGGATCACCTGCTATGAATTGGCCTGCGGGCGCCCCCCGTTCCGCGCCAATTCCCTGCAAGAGCTGCTCAACAAGCACCTGCAGGAACGGCCGCTCCCGCTGACCACGCACAACAAGCTGGTGACCCAGGAATACAACGACCTGGTCCTGAAGATGATCATGAAGAAGCCGGCGGACCGGCTCGCCAGCCTCCACGAATTCCTGACCCGGTTCCGGAGCGTCCGCATCTTCCAGGACGACCCGGCCCCGACCGCCGTTGCCGGCGGCCCCTACTGA
- a CDS encoding acetyl-CoA carboxylase carboxyltransferase subunit alpha translates to MPSPTEYRLPFEASIYDMEARLGEMENQYARDRGAGGASKIGDQIRRLRRELASLKREIYSQLDPWQVVQVSRHPQRPQTRDYLELVFEEFLELHGDRAVGDDKAVVTGLANLDDMKVMFVGHQKGKNLAERTACHFGCAHPEGYRKALLKMRFAAKFGLPVVSFIDTPGAYPGISAEERGQAAIIAESLMEMSQIRTPIVCVVIGEGGSGGALGIGIGDRLGMLEHTYYSVISPEGCASILWKGSEFAPKAAAALKFTSRDLHRFGIIDEVIPEPLGGAHRDHREAAANLKGFLVRQLREIKATPLDRLMDLRYEKYRKIGVFTEQANEDPATPAPASLNGKQEAARTA, encoded by the coding sequence ATGCCCAGCCCCACCGAGTACCGGCTCCCGTTCGAAGCCTCCATCTATGACATGGAGGCCCGCCTCGGCGAGATGGAGAACCAGTACGCCAGGGACCGGGGCGCCGGCGGGGCTTCCAAGATCGGCGACCAGATCCGCCGGCTCCGCCGCGAGCTCGCCTCGCTGAAGCGGGAGATCTACTCGCAGCTCGATCCCTGGCAGGTCGTCCAGGTCTCCCGGCATCCCCAGCGGCCGCAGACCCGCGATTACCTGGAGCTGGTCTTCGAGGAGTTCCTGGAGCTCCACGGCGACCGCGCCGTCGGCGACGACAAGGCGGTGGTGACCGGCCTGGCGAACCTCGACGACATGAAGGTCATGTTCGTCGGCCACCAGAAGGGGAAGAACCTCGCCGAGCGGACCGCCTGCCACTTCGGCTGCGCCCACCCGGAGGGCTACCGCAAGGCCCTGCTGAAGATGCGGTTCGCCGCCAAGTTCGGCCTGCCCGTGGTCTCGTTCATCGACACCCCGGGCGCCTACCCGGGCATCTCCGCCGAGGAGCGCGGGCAGGCGGCGATCATCGCCGAGAGCCTGATGGAGATGTCCCAGATCCGCACCCCCATCGTCTGCGTCGTCATCGGCGAGGGGGGCTCCGGCGGGGCGCTCGGGATCGGCATCGGCGACCGCCTCGGCATGCTCGAGCACACTTATTACTCGGTGATCAGCCCCGAGGGCTGCGCGTCGATCCTCTGGAAGGGCTCGGAGTTCGCCCCCAAGGCCGCGGCCGCGCTCAAGTTCACCAGCCGGGACCTGCACCGCTTCGGGATCATCGACGAGGTCATCCCCGAGCCCCTCGGCGGAGCCCACCGCGACCACCGCGAGGCCGCCGCCAACCTCAAGGGCTTCCTCGTCCGCCAGCTCCGCGAGATCAAGGCGACCCCCCTCGACCGACTCATGGACCTGCGCTACGAGAAATATCGCAAGATCGGCGTCTTCACCGAGCAGGCCAACGAGGATCCGGCGACGCCCGCCCCGGCTTCCCTCAACGGCAAGCAAGAGGCCGCCCGCACCGCCTGA
- a CDS encoding 2'-5' RNA ligase family protein — protein MDSPTFVATVTLDIESARRLNALREAYFPPHRNVLDAHATLFHKLSAEAVATLEQAVAEASPQPFEVALPGPFSLGRGVAIRVESGQLVSLRNRLATRLHAELSAQDRQAYRPHVTIQNKVTAEEASRTLIDVRREWLPCVARVEGIDLWEYLGGPWQHHARLAFGA, from the coding sequence GTGGATAGCCCGACGTTCGTGGCAACCGTGACGCTGGACATCGAATCCGCCCGGCGGCTGAACGCGCTCCGGGAGGCGTACTTCCCGCCCCACCGCAACGTCCTCGACGCCCACGCGACGCTCTTCCACAAGCTCTCCGCGGAGGCCGTCGCCACCCTGGAGCAGGCGGTGGCCGAGGCCTCGCCGCAGCCCTTCGAGGTGGCGCTGCCCGGGCCTTTCTCCCTGGGCCGCGGCGTGGCGATCCGGGTCGAATCCGGCCAACTGGTCTCGCTCCGGAACCGGCTCGCGACCCGCCTCCACGCCGAGCTGTCCGCCCAGGACCGGCAGGCCTACAGGCCGCACGTGACGATCCAGAACAAGGTCACGGCGGAGGAAGCCAGCCGGACCCTGATCGACGTGCGTCGGGAGTGGCTCCCGTGCGTCGCCCGGGTCGAAGGGATCGACCTCTGGGAGTACCTGGGCGGCCCCTGGCAGCATCACGCACGCCTGGCCTTCGGGGCCTGA
- a CDS encoding DUF2256 domain-containing protein encodes MARKKTDLPTKVCPSCGRPFTWRSRWRRNWESVVYCSERCRRSKPKTT; translated from the coding sequence ATGGCCCGGAAGAAGACGGACCTCCCCACGAAAGTCTGCCCGTCCTGCGGCCGCCCGTTCACCTGGCGCTCTCGGTGGCGCCGGAACTGGGAGAGCGTCGTCTACTGCAGCGAGCGGTGTCGACGGTCGAAGCCGAAGACGACCTGA
- a CDS encoding Uma2 family endonuclease: METTTIGQPAAVQAPASPRRIRLADYEAWIEDGSIEEGAPIELFEGRIVRKRAKVRRHSRASVHARRAIERVLPAGWHLGAELPVRMPASEGLPEPDLSVTRGTVDDYKVRDPGPADVALVVEIADTSLAEDRRRAAVYLAEGYPAYWIIHVRDRRLEVFRRSRRPGPSPRRTRPSSFWTGSSSTESPSPTCSRATDGAGTFVVGAAPRRQPLSPARGTGPRGGHGPLAP, encoded by the coding sequence ATGGAGACGACGACCATCGGACAGCCCGCGGCGGTCCAGGCGCCGGCTTCGCCGCGGCGGATCCGCCTGGCGGACTACGAGGCGTGGATCGAGGATGGCTCGATCGAGGAAGGGGCGCCGATCGAGCTGTTCGAGGGGAGGATCGTCCGGAAGAGGGCCAAGGTGCGGAGGCACTCGCGGGCATCGGTCCATGCCCGCCGGGCGATCGAGCGGGTTCTGCCGGCGGGCTGGCACCTGGGTGCCGAGCTGCCGGTCCGCATGCCGGCGAGCGAGGGCCTGCCGGAACCGGACCTGTCCGTGACGCGGGGCACCGTGGACGACTACAAGGTCCGCGACCCGGGGCCGGCGGACGTCGCCCTGGTCGTCGAAATCGCGGACACCTCGCTGGCCGAGGACAGGCGGCGCGCGGCGGTCTACCTCGCCGAGGGTTACCCGGCGTACTGGATCATCCACGTCCGGGACCGCCGCCTGGAGGTCTTCCGCCGGTCGCGGCGCCCGGGACCCTCGCCGAGGAGGACGCGGCCGAGCTCGTTCTGGACGGGGTCGTCGTCGACCGAATCGCCGTCGCCGACCTGCTCCCGCGCGACTGACGGCGCCGGGACCTTCGTGGTCGGCGCCGCTCCCCGTCGCCAACCTTTGAGTCCGGCTCGTGGGACGGGCCCGCGAGGAGGCCATGGGCCACTCGCCCCGTGA
- a CDS encoding DUF1552 domain-containing protein, with protein sequence MNAAEYSRRTFLRGVGVTMALPWLESRNVWGTEAPAAPPASAPPVRVGVLFAGNGFHGKEWWAKGSGKDMQLGQVLAPLADFREKLTFIRGLYNEEALKGNIHSSQTGNLLSGAPLASGGEIRSGTSFDQLLAQKHAGATKVPSLVLGCEQPNPAVHKNYSMLYSSHISWSSPTSPTPLELFPALAFDRLFKDESAKGDKSVLDSVLADAQDFRREVSASDRRKLDEYLDSVREVEQRIARAGDRGELQGWKPTLEKPNVPRPADGIPQDITEHMKLMCDILVLGFQTDATRVSTLKLNNDHSSLRFPQLGVDYMIHHLLSHTDTPDWLKVNQLFTGQLAYIARKLAAIQEGDRTALDNTMLLMCSSMLSGGTHDATQLPVILLGGGGGKLKGGRVLDYLKSPNRKMCSLFLSLLDKAGLHVDAFGDSKEPLAEV encoded by the coding sequence ATGAACGCCGCCGAATACTCCCGCCGCACGTTCCTCCGAGGTGTGGGCGTCACGATGGCGCTGCCCTGGCTGGAGTCGCGGAACGTCTGGGGCACGGAGGCGCCGGCCGCCCCGCCCGCGAGCGCCCCGCCGGTGCGCGTCGGCGTGCTGTTCGCCGGCAACGGCTTCCACGGCAAGGAGTGGTGGGCGAAGGGGAGCGGCAAGGACATGCAGCTCGGCCAGGTGCTTGCGCCGCTGGCCGACTTCCGCGAGAAGCTCACCTTCATCCGCGGCCTCTACAACGAGGAGGCCCTCAAGGGGAACATCCACAGCTCGCAGACCGGCAACCTGCTCTCGGGCGCGCCGCTGGCCTCCGGCGGCGAGATCCGCTCGGGCACGAGCTTCGACCAGCTCCTGGCGCAGAAGCACGCGGGGGCCACCAAGGTCCCCAGCCTGGTCCTCGGCTGCGAGCAGCCGAACCCGGCGGTGCACAAGAATTACTCGATGCTCTACAGCTCGCACATCTCCTGGTCGTCGCCGACGAGCCCGACCCCGCTGGAGCTCTTCCCCGCCCTGGCATTCGACCGCCTGTTCAAGGACGAGTCGGCCAAGGGGGACAAGAGCGTGCTCGACTCGGTCCTGGCCGACGCCCAGGACTTCCGCCGCGAGGTGAGCGCCTCCGACCGCCGCAAGCTGGATGAATACCTGGATTCCGTCCGCGAGGTCGAGCAGCGGATCGCCCGGGCCGGCGACCGCGGCGAGCTCCAGGGCTGGAAGCCGACCCTCGAGAAGCCGAACGTCCCGCGCCCGGCCGACGGCATCCCCCAGGACATCACCGAGCACATGAAGCTGATGTGCGACATCCTGGTCCTCGGCTTCCAGACCGACGCGACCCGGGTGAGCACCCTGAAGCTGAACAACGACCACAGCTCCCTGCGGTTCCCGCAGCTCGGCGTGGACTACATGATCCACCACCTGCTCTCGCACACCGACACGCCCGACTGGCTGAAGGTGAATCAGCTCTTCACCGGCCAGCTCGCCTACATCGCCCGCAAGCTCGCCGCGATCCAGGAGGGCGACCGCACCGCGCTCGACAACACGATGCTCCTGATGTGCTCCAGCATGCTCTCCGGCGGCACCCACGACGCCACCCAGCTCCCCGTGATCCTCCTCGGCGGCGGGGGCGGCAAGCTGAAGGGCGGCCGCGTGCTCGATTACCTCAAGTCCCCCAACCGCAAGATGTGCAGCCTCTTCCTCTCCCTCCTCGACAAGGCCGGCCTCCACGTCGACGCCTTCGGAGACTCGAAGGAGCCGCTGGCGGAGGTCTGA